GCTAGAGGGCAGCGTGGGAGGCGATGGGGGTGGACGGCCTTGAGCGCCAACATGTACCGGCTTGCACGCGGTGGTCGCGAACGGGAGGGGGTGGCGGCACTGGATCTCATGGTGGCTGGTCCAGGCACAATGAatcaggtggtggtggtgactcAATATTGCATGTAAGTTGAGATGataacaaaatatttgaaaaagagATCAATAAAGATCACAATTTGGCCCTGGGAACATGCATGCATTAATATTCAAATATTGAGCTCCCCCATTTTCATttattaaaaggaaaaaaaataccgCTCACATGTATGCATGCAATTTAATTGCCCCTACACTCTTAGTTAAGCATGTATACTTTTCTATGTAAAAACGCACTTGGCCAAGCTTGTGTGTTTTCCAATTGCTCTGACGATGAAGACAAAGGCTCATCATTTCAGAGTACAAATATCATCTCACCATATGGCTCGTTGCACGACGCTCATGGAAGTGAAACACTGTATGATCCGAGCAGCTAGCGGCtttgtaaatatatattgtaCGGCTAAGGGATTTCTATATGTGActagaaagaaaaggaaaacacaAGTACTAGATATACTATATACCTATGTGTACACCAGCTTTTAAATAGCTTCACGTATGCACACGTGATGACACAAGTACGTACGTATATAGTAAATTAATGTCTCAATAGACATACAGCACGATGTCAATATTCCATGATCTTTCAAGTACATATATATGAGATGACAAATGGCTTCCTAGTATATATCATATTAATACTTTAATGATAAAATGTGCTCTGCTAGTAGTACTTATAACACCGTAAGAGGTCCATTTACCTACCACTATTTACCTGACATTTGAACGTCAGCAACTCATTCTGATGGGGTTATTCTCAAAGATATTGAGCAATTGTTGGTTGCATCAGTAGCTAATGGCACAGTTAATACGAAAATTAAAAGAAATGTATCTAGTTAAGAATGATTGATGCTGATAAACTAGGAATGGATAATGTGCTTCTGGCGATTAATTAGTTTGTTTAATATTGAAGTTACGCAGTGCACTTCATGGACCTAAATTAATGCACAACTTCGTGCAAAATGCTAGTCTGCAATTATCCTGAAAGTATATAGATAACTGCTGAGCGACTAAatcaacaataaaataaaaatactcTCAAAGCTCAAGGAAATATTGCTGTACGCTTAAATGAAACAACTTAACTTCGAACAATACTGTGATAGATATCGATCTCTACTTGATCTATAGGATCATAGAAACTTAATAATGAACAAAACCTAATGTTCAAAGCATATTCTTTTACTTATGtatcatatatatagaaaaatttCCAATCGACCTTGTTAATGCCCGTTGTTTATTTTATTGTTCTGCATACTAATCAATCATGTGTCCATTAAACTAGAAGGTAAGGTCGATCAATATGTGCCCAAAATATTAAAACAGATGTTCACTTTGTTGATATTACTTGTGAACTCTTTCATCATGTAAGTAAATAAATTAGCACCCACAAATTGAAACTAATTAGATATACAACATTTACGTGACAAAAatgttctaaaaaaaactaactgCAAAGCTAGGatgaggcatgcatgcatgcattcatatcgATCCATAACAAGCAGTTTAgtaaagaagaaaaatgacTTGCTGTTAGCTAGCTATAGCTTCTCTGTCGCATCAACAGTTTGGAGATGAGTTGCATATCCTTCCAAGATATAAATAGCAAATTATAGACATAAAAAAAGTAACCATATCTTTCACAGGACGGCATTTGCATCCAAAGAcagaaggaagaaaaagagaaaaggagttCGATCATTTCATCTCATCTCGGCAAGGACACACTTGCTAATAGCGATGGAAGCCGAACAAAATAGCCTTCACCTCATTTAATTACAAGTTATTTCATCACGGCAGTGCATTTTTTCCTTCCAATTGCAccaagaaaatttcaacatcaGAGAACCAAAATTAATACTTGGAGGAAGTAAAAAAAGACCCAGATTTATGTATGTACATATGCATCATACCAGAACCAAGAAATAAAAATTCACAATAGAGAAGCTCGCCAAATGCCAAATAGCAGTAGTGTAGTGCCCAAATTGTAGAAGCTAGCCAAGATTTAGCTTAGCTTCTCCTCCATCGTCTCTCCACTCTCCACACAGTCTCATGCGCACACCAGATTAtctgtgagagagagagagaaagagagagaacgTACTAGTGCCGACCGTACTTGTCTCCGGCGGTGAAGGAGGAAAAGAAACCATGGTCGCCACTACCGCCATTCACCCTCTCGCCTTCCGCCGGCGCATCGAAATCTTCGAACGGGTTGAACCCTCCCATGCTGATGCCGTGGTAGTGATCAGTTGATCCGCCGGACGTGGTTgcagctgcggcggcggcggcgcttgaCATCACGTTGCTCTTCGCGAACAGCGCGAGCGCGTCCACGAGAGAGCTGGTACTGGTAGTGATATTATTACTACTAGTGGTATTCACGGTGGTATTTGCTAGGGTGGTGGTGCGAGTGTTGGGGGGCAGCAGCACGGGGTTGTGTGGGTACTTGAGAGGCGACGGGCGCATCAGGAACGGCGGGTCGCCGAGGAGGCGCGGGCGGACGGCGTGGGGCGGGGCGGAGGCGAAGGGCGGCGCCGGGAAGCCGGTGAACTCCTGCACCATGGCGCGGAAGTTGGAAGTGTCCGTGGTGAGCACGGTGGTGGGCGGCCGGCGGGAGGCCCGCGGGCGCTTCTTGGTCTGCTTTGCGGGCGCCGGCTGGGGAGGAAGCGGCGGAGCAGGCGGTGGTGCAGGGGAGGGGGATGGCACGGCGGTGGAGGAAGAGGTGGGGAGGAGGCCGtggaaggaggaggggaggtaTATGCTGGCAGAaaaggaggggaggaagaggctgttgtgatggttgtggtggtggtgggaggaGAACTCTTGGTCGGCAGCGGCGTCAAGCGCGGCGGTGGAGGGATGGGAGGGGGAGGAAAGGAGGCTGTCGCTGGTGGTGGACGCCATGGACGGAGCTGGATCGGTGGAGGGGTGaagggaggaagagaaggagcgGAACAGTGGAAGCTCTTGATAAATGGGCAGATAGAGATCGGGGATATGGAAATCTTGATGTAGTAGGTGCAGGATGGGTGATATGAGCTGATGAACAAGCTAAGGGAGGGTATAGACGTATAGTACGTAGCTAGGGAGGCATCTGctaactttttttaattttattcttttattttgcttgcatttttgtgtaattttgtgcatgttgccCGGCTTCGACATACCCTATCTTACGACAACCACAGGCGGTAAGTATTTGGATGTCTGTCAAAGTTTTGGTGCACCACACTTCTCTTTAATTGAGATCCCAATTACCAGtgactctctttttttttgcccaTTTTTGCCGTATAATTATGGTCGTGGCAGACGTTTTTCAACACAAAACCGTGGCATGCCACATTTGCCCAAAAGAAATGTTTGGCAAACTATGGTTTCGATCCAAACAAAACCTTATTCCACAAAATCAAATACGCTTTCCGCTTTCGTTGTTTGCGGCGGCCGCTGAACTTTACATGGACGAACCAAAATTGAAGAGTGGTGGGCAGATTCTTTTGGAGGACGTGCTTCTTCAAAAGGATTGTTGAACATCTAGGATTTAGCTTGACCTAGATATATAATTTGGATCCAAACCCCCATGAAACATACCctcatttttttatgaaaacgTAATTATGTTTTCAACACTTTGTCAGTGCAATAGGTAAGATGTATCCAACTAGGTAGGCGCTCCACTGCTAAATGTCAGCTAGCAGTCAATATTTTTAAGACCACAGCCTCACCTCACGACTAGGGCAGGACTCAGTCGACCAACCCTCTTGTCGAAGGATAAGACTCTGTGACCACCCCATGTGTTTTCACATTTAATATCATCCACTTATGTATTTTCCTTCCCTAAACACTTCCTTTTCGGCGAGCTAGGTCGTGGGTAGGCATGGTGATGCAGTAACTCGTCATGTACCATTTATTGCTATAGGATGGCTTCGCAGGTGAGCATGACGGAGTTCAGCGGTGGGACAGAGCATGCATGATGACTAGAGCAGGTTGGGCGTACCTACCTCTATCAGGACGAATTAGAAGTAGTTGGTTTCACCAGGAGTAGATCTGCTATAGAGTTTGACACTGTCCGTTTGTatgtactcttttttctctATTATATAAAGGGGAGGACTCGGTTTGTAAGAGGAGAGAtattctgtaacaagttcatttcaatctataaaaaaatacacatgacataTGACTAATATCCTATGAAAGATCTAAACCTAGATAAATCATCGTGTACTTGTgtccatctaataaaaaaaacactGACCAATGTGTATATCGTTTGATACACCCTGTATTTATTGTTATATATCATCCCGACACACTTGCTATAGTAATGCTTTGAGCAAGGGTGTAGCCTGTACCACAACATTGGCTGCTTCGATTAATTTATTGGTTAGCTGGGCAGCATCAGTGACAGTGACCACAGTATACGTACATCTACGTCTGTATAGTTAATGGGGACCTTTCTACACATTTTTCTCTTCAAATAGATTTTTTTCCAATATTTTTTTCGGCTGTACTCAACCGAGTAGTCAACAAATATGTGCGCCCTCTTAATTTGTACGTGTTTTATGTCCAGCAAATACTAGTATAACGTAGGAAATTAGTACGGTCCAAAATTGATTACATGGTGTACTCCCAATATATTGATATCATCATTTATAAAGTAGGTGGTGATTTTTTCAGATGGCATAAAACTTTAATTAGTACCTGCAAAGTATTTCAGAAATAAAACGCCCTGGATATATTAGTTTTTGGTAAGATATTAGACTCTTGCATGGCTGGAAATTAATACATAAACtcatttttcaaatatttttataagtatTAAATTGATTGTCCGTTCACGATATTTATGATATATATAGTTAGGTAACCTTTTAAATTGCGACAAGTACTGGTTGGACTCTTTTAGAGAATCTTAATACACAGAGCTTTTCTGCCTTTTGCTATGATATCTTTGAGAACGGAATTGAGTGTTGGGGGCGTATAACCTATTATATAGTGGCAAATTCATGGGTTCAAATtaacatatatacatgcatgtaaacCTTTGATTTTGCCGTTTGAGTGCTGCAGGGCAGATGAGATCTCAACAGCCAACAGTGTGCATCTGCTCTAGCTCTAGCTGCAGCTAGCTATCTAGCTACAAGCTTGTCGATCACTGTATGTTCTACGAATGCATGCAAGGCCAGCATACTCCAAACTCCATATTGGAAGGTACGTGTAGGTTGGTTCGTTGCCTAGAATTAATAATACTTCATCCGTTTACAAATAATTGACAATTTaaattttactatttaaaatttgatcattgatttttttataaatacatgAGTAAACATTTATAAGTGAATGGtattatgaaaatacttttaACAGCATATCAAGTGATACTTATGTTATATCAACCaactaaatatttgaaaaaactAGAAttaataaaaatgtatatagtAAAAAACAAAGTTGGTAAATATTTGTAAACAGATGAAGTACTAATCTAGGTTCTAGGTGCACGGTGGATAAGCGCGATGAGAGACTATTCTCACCACCTCACCAGCTCCTATGGGCTTTTATTGGAAGGTGTAGGTTGGTTCAACGACGTACATCCGTTGGTTGCACCTACGAATGCATGCATGGCCAGCATCGGAATTAGCTTACGCCTAATCTATCTATATTTCTACAAAATATATGAGTTATGATAAATTTGATCAATCTTATAAAGTTGGATTATATTTCttcttaaaatatatttaatatatcattatttatcttttataccTAGATGTCTAGTATTTAAGTTTCATACATTCCAAAAAACACATTTAATCTTTTATTATTTGACTTTCATACTTCTTTGAATTGCTATATACTAAATTGATCTCACATATATAAAATATGTGTGCAGTTGCTAGTACTACCAGTATAGTACTTTCACTCTAGACACAAATATGTGCATGTTGTTTGGAcatacaaacaaacaaacaaatttttAACGCTTTAGCTAGTATCAATATTTTTTCCGTTGggttgaaaaaatatatgtgtgATTTGTGTCAAAAATAATCCTAGAGTacttaatttttatttatgttttatgCATATATTATTAGCAGAAATTAGTAATCAAACTTGGTCCCTCAAGAGCATGTTGTTTGCCAAAATGATAAGTATTTGTGATCAATTTGTTTTAGTACACCTAATAATACTATATATTGCTCACTCCAGATACAAATATGTGAATGTTGTTTAAATTTGCATATACAAAGAGTCAAACTTTTGATACTTTAGCTATTAGTATATTTTTTATTGGATTGAAAAAAAGCATGTCTGTTTTGTGTCCAAAACAATTCCAGAatattataatttatttatgttttaTGAACATATTACAGTATAAACTAGTGAAAACCTTACCGGAGAGCGTTCGTTGTCCAAGACAACAAGTATTTGTTACCAGTTTGTTTTAGTAGCAATTCGTGTCATCTGCTAATTATATGCCCATAACAGTGGCTTTTGGTTTCTTCAAGGAAGATTTGAGATTTTACTAGATCTGTAAAAGTTGGTACTGGACCGGTAGTTTTTTATATGGCCAATAACAATCGACGTGTGAGTATAGATAGTCCTGGGATGAATGATTATTCGCGTTCGTGTGTGTCCTTGCACATCGCCTTTACGCAGAGATGGTCCGGCCGGAATCGTCGTCTCCGCTGCTCTCGATCGACAGACAGATGGTTAATCATGATCATGCTAAGTTGTGGGACCGAGCTAGCCATCATGTGCCTGTGCCAGGTAGAGTAAGGTCGAAACTGTTCCTCCCGTATGCTATACGAGCCAACGGTAATGGCGTATATCTGTCTCCAACGCCAACTGCCCTGGCCCATCTCTGTCGGTATGAATTAGGAATGCGTTCTTTTTTCTTCAGGTGTAGCTTGTTTCTGAAATTTacgtaaatatgaaaaataaaggAATCCTTCCGTTTCACAATATTTGTCTGACCACGTCAAGTGGCATGACAGTTGAGTACTAATACTGAATAGTATTATATCAAACTTGTGCTCATTAAACTAATAAGAACAAGAATGATTCAATTCTCACTtagtaaaaaatagataaaaactTGTGATCATTAAACTAATAAGAACATGAATGATTCAATTTCCGCtagtgaaaaacagataaaagagACATAATTTAGTAACAGATCATTATATAATtcgtcacttatgtagcctTAAGACAGGACTGAatattgacccgtcactaataacagatcattagtgatatgtTATAATATAACCTATCACATCtcacattggtgacgggtcataactacaccgtcacttatgacctgatcataagtgacaggtttcCTTGCATCAGTCATAAGTGGTAGGTCATATTACGACTCGTCTCTTATATCCTGGTCATAAGTAACTGGTCCTGATCTCCCTGCagcagttataagtgacgaatCTTGTTACGGCCCACCACTTATGACCTGGTATAGGTGACGAATCTCCCTGGATCAATCATacgtgacgggtcatattacgacccttTATTTATGATTGTAGTAAGTGACAGGTAAtcttataacctgtcacttatgacttagatCTGTTATAAGAGTTGGCCAGTTATTATGCGCATCCAACAGTTACATGACTCAATAGTACTACATGCACAGTGTATCTGGTGATTTTTCGGTTCCGCTAGGGATACTCTAATACCTTGTTAATtcaaagtttgaattgttgctaggtctttgaaggtttgcatctccccctttcctcctcctctaactctatttggtagatttttgtgctttgagttgtaatcgatcattttgcatttttatccaaaatctagtgtaagtgagttgtatttatgttagatttgatactaggtttgcccgagCTACCGTGAGATGCCACTGATCTAGTGTAATtatatgaaatttttaattgcatgcttaatcatgcaattaaaGTAATAATTgataatgaagaatgaatgtttttacattgtagatggcggACAGAAGTTatatgtaccttgagacccagaCTGTCGATGttaagaatagtggggtccccaCGTGGGCGGTCCCACGCCGGTAAGATATCAACAGATGTTGTATGCCACGATTGTCCGGAACCGTGGCCACCCTGCGTGACCAGCTAGTGACCATGCAACCAGGCTCTTCGACCAAGCTCCACGACCAGTCACCAAGTCGCAGCTAGTGACCATGCAACTAGGCTCTTCGACCACGCAACCAGTCACCAGGTCGCAGGAGCAAATCCCGCGACCAGTCCCCTCTGGTCACGGGATAGGTACGTGTCTAaacagtctaatcacaataaatactttttcactcgagtattttccTTCCTCAGGTCCTCTTTCTAGCCGACCAAGGTGTCGTCGGCACAAAGCTGTCATATCCtttcccatagcattaaatgccacAGGACGGCCTGACAAGCGTGGCAGGAGgtcttttgcaggtgcgcaaGCAGCGAGTGGGGATGGGACAGGGCAGTCCGGGCGACCGGGATGACacaggtggtggaggatgggaCAGGCTCTATAGCGCCAAAGAGCAAATGGGATACGTCTACTCTTAGGAATGTTGAGCCTAGGTGGGAGGCTCTAGCTAGGCCTAGGTCTATGTTttgactcacgtgtaaatcatctctccctctgatatataaagggaggagtaccaggcttgtgagaaaaaagaaaaaagggagagGCCTAGAGGCGAAAGAGGCTGAGAAGAAGGCatggcaagaacatcatctgtaaccaacttaGATCAAAGAAGAGAATACACAgaatgtagggctattaccctaatGGGGGCCTGAATCTGGATAATCCTCGATGtccttgagttgcacatacacaaataGATTCAGCAGACACATCCCGAACAAAGATCATGCACCCACTTTCCAACTTACCCCAGAATCACTGTCAGAGATTTACCCTCGATAtttggcgcaccaggtagggggcgcGTTTCTGAGTTTGGGATCCGAGTTCCtgtaaggtgttcttcgatGTGTATGACCCAGACGGAGCCAATATGTCCCAAACTCTGGACATCGGATCAGGATCCGAAGGCTCCAGGAGGCGACGGGAGGTAGCAAAGGCATCCTGGCTCCCGGTGCCAAAGAGAGCTCACGGACCGCAAGCTTTGGGGGAACGGGCTTCTTCGGTGGCAGCCCTACCCGGAGGATTGCTCACCGCATCAAGACTGCCACCCCAGCGTCGTGACATGAACCGAAACCATCGGGAAAGTATGATTCGATCCGGCAAAAGAATATCGGGGAACTAATAGCATGTGTCATTTCTCCGAGCATGTTCAACCCAAGGACGAACAAAAGGGTCTACACCTCAAACTTTTGGCACGAGTAACGACCACTCCCCGTAGGGTACTAGTAAGGAAGGCAGCTTACCAGAATctcagaaaggtaaccctctcccGATGCTGACCACCCTTCAACTAGAAGGGGGAATCCttgtcctaccttgcaggatttcaaagggTCACGAACGCGGTACTGGTCGCTAAGCGTGACATTGCTTTCCCCCGACCTGGAAGGAGCGAGCACGGGACCATGCATCGttaggtacatggttcaattctaTTTTTTCCAGTTATTAAATACGAAGCAGAGTATGAGGGCCTGTTAACCGGAACATGAGCATCAGCCACGCGGGGAAAAACACCTACTAgagatgagggactcgctactaggtgTAACCTCATCGCCAAGGGGTTTTTAGTACTCGGACCGGACGATTgcgacatacctctccgaagtgagaaagctagagcaacaCTCCATCGGCCGGGAACTCACACACTTCCCTTGCAAGGACTTCTTCCTTGGCCGATGGGTTGGcccgtctagcctcttcttgcgaacctatcccggtcagagtctttgagaaaaagactcacacggccaccCACTGCGGTCTCAGGCCGAAgcggaagggatgctccgcttggaaaTGGAACACCAGAGACAACACCTTTGGAGGGAACGCCTCCCTCAGTGCCGTCAACCTCGGGTGGTCATCATGTGGTCGGCCTGCTCGATTCGGGtgcgacctggatggatcagatcttggactaccttcagaatcaagtaGCCCCTGACgacgatgtgtcagcagaaaaggtcacacgGGCTAGCCACGATAATCCttcttggtagagggacgcttctaccaccaagggagcaatgaccctttactgaaatacatcgctcAGGATGGGGGAGCACAGCGCTCCCTAACATCCTCGAAGGCAGACGTGGAGGTCGGACCTCCCACCGCCCTCCAAGATGCTCGCGAGTAGGTGAAAATGTCTGAGTCATGTCAACACCATGACcggaataccaacctaccagtcCGGGCACTGCATACCATACCACTCTATTGGCTTTTCACTATCTGAGGGCTGGACATCGTGGGACCGTTCTCTAAAGCCCCAGATAGCCCTAAAATTCCTAACCTCAGGCACGGCCGTGGCCATCACGTGCGAAACTGATCGCATGTCACTAGCAACCTCCAGTTTCCCAGCCTCATGCGGTTGGGTTTGCCGGGGCGGTCGGACGCTGTCGgagtatcaggaaccgggggtccctgagtcccgaggcctggccagccatccgccacctGGCAccattccacgaggtccctcctaaaggatgagaaaagctcaagtcccgggagaaggttctcggggccacagtcggtggtccccgagcaccccagttccccgatgatccacaaaGTCCAAGTcccggaagaaggtgctcggggccacggtcactggtccctgagcaccccagttccccgatgatccacagagtctaagtaccgggaagaaagtgctcggggaggtgcccggtcacccccgaacgccctagtcccccgacgatcagaagagctaagttccggttGAGAGTGCTCAGTactgcgtgtggcagctcccgagcactcggttccccgaggatccgcgtaagagtactcggttccccgaggatccgcgtaagagtgctccggagagagtgctcggggccgcacatggcagcccccgagcactcggttccccgaaggatcgagcaagagtgctcgggaggaagtgctcggggaggtgaacagtacccccgagcacccggtaccccgaggacaagggtaggcattctcgggagagagtgctcggggaggtgaacagtacccccgagcactcggtgccccgacgacccagaaaggcccccgaggggcccgccgatgaggtgtccaccagtcagaggtccgaggccacatttaatggTCGTGTGTGGCCTAACACAttcaactgctcccgccgcagcgtcagttcctgccatgttttggcagagagccgtggggtcattaattgcacgggtca
The nucleotide sequence above comes from Phragmites australis chromosome 4, lpPhrAust1.1, whole genome shotgun sequence. Encoded proteins:
- the LOC133914296 gene encoding VQ motif-containing protein 22-like, which translates into the protein MASTTSDSLLSSPSHPSTAALDAAADQEFSSHHHHNHHNSLFLPSFSASIYLPSSFHGLLPTSSSTAVPSPSPAPPPAPPLPPQPAPAKQTKKRPRASRRPPTTVLTTDTSNFRAMVQEFTGFPAPPFASAPPHAVRPRLLGDPPFLMRPSPLKYPHNPVLLPPNTRTTTLANTTVNTTSSNNITTSTSSLVDALALFAKSNVMSSAAAAAAATTSGGSTDHYHGISMGGFNPFEDFDAPAEGERVNGGSGDHGFFSSFTAGDKYGRH